A window of Gossypium hirsutum isolate 1008001.06 chromosome D13, Gossypium_hirsutum_v2.1, whole genome shotgun sequence genomic DNA:
TTAACCACAGCATTACAATTTTTTAGCTATCATAAAACAATGAAAGTTCAGGATTTTcacaaaaaattaagatttttgtTTAGGCTTTAGATTGAAAAGCTATATTAGTTAGATgactaatttaataattcaaaactAGCATTTACAAGCCTTTTAGTCATTGTCAAAAAATCTGCTCGATCGAACCATTTGATAATTTAATCGATTTTTTTGAATCAAAGCAGATTTGGCTCACCTTATCAGATAATAGGACGGAATTTTGAATCATTGCCACCCAAATCTTAGACAATCTCATAAATGTAACAGATCACAATCACAATGAAGCCCCACTCCTTGGGACTAAGATCTGACCTGCATGGTATGGAAGCCTGCATCGGGCTGACACATGCTCTGTTACTAATGGTAAGTAGTAACATTCAGGGCCTAAGCATCTCTAAGCCTAGAATTTTTCGAGCCTAAACCATATTACCCTTGAAAGCTTAAGCTCAAGTTGCTAGTTTTGATAGACTTAAATCATACCTCAtaaggaagagaaagaaaaggtGAAAGCTAAAGCTTCTTTTTTCTCATTGGACCACCACAGTTACCATATGAGGAAGAGAGAACATGGTTAGAAAAGTCAACCACGAAGAAAAAGTCTACAAATCTAGTACTCTCTTACATGGCTATACCAAATAAAGAGCAAATGCATAAAATGAAGTAATTCCTCCACAACAAACATGAAGGGGCACATGAACTCCACAGAAGTGGACCAACGGGCAAGCCAAATACATAAAGGTATTAGGGACATCAGTACTTTGCCCCCACAGATTCCCCTATTTTGcctctctattttatttctttaacaagtgacgggattcgggtcacacaactctaacagaGGGAATAAGGTCCCCAATGTCACAAGGCTTGCAAAATTGATGCCACAAATGCCACACAAAGAAAGAGTGCAAGCCATGTACACCCCAAGAGGAAGAAAACACAGACATCAACCATCGTGTCAACCATTTTTGAAGGGAGGGATAACACAAAAGGAAGGCCCAAAGAAATCTTGAAGACTCTTCGAAGGACCATAAGGAAGTTCAAGTGGAAGATgttattaaaataacttttaacaCCTGAGGGATGATGTGAAGTTTTTTCAAGTGGAGGATGTTATTAGAACACCTGAACACTTGACAGAAACCTTCGAGTGGAGAATGTTATTGAAACATTTCAAACTCTTGGAGATGATGTAAAGACCTCCAATACAGAAAGAATTTGTCAAAATAATCTCAAGGACCGAGAGGATCAACAATAAGAACCCTAAAACAAGTGGATGTCATTACTAAAACACTTTGAGCATTTGGAGAGATGACGTGAAGACCTTACATACATAGAGAATGTTATCAAAACAATCTTGAAGACTTGGAGAAACAATGATAGGATACTAAAATAAGTGGAAGTTGGTCACAAAAACACCAAACGCTTGGAAGGATAATGGGAAGACCTCCACGGCATAGAGAACACCATAAAGCAATCTCAAAGACTTGGAGAAAAAATTTCAATGACAAATAACCCCGAATACGTGGAAGTCGTTGAAACTTTTGAACATTTAGACGGATGATAAGAGAACTTGCAATACATAGAGAAAGCTATACTTGCAGAATGTTAATGGAGAAAACATCAAACAAGTGGAGGATGGcatggaaaaccctaaacaaGTACAAAAAGTTTAACTATTGCATCAATAATAGTAAATTTCTCATGTGCCATAAACTTCTTGAAAACACGTAGAATAATTAAGTTAATAGAAAACTTTGCACCAAATTCCTCATTTGCCGTGATAGATATGATCTTGCTTCTTAGGTTAGGAAGATTAAATCAATGGAAGCTAAACAAGATAGCACTTCAGTAAAGCATTTAGTCTCAAAATGTAGAGATTCAACTTGCATATTCCCCACATTCTCAGGTTTAGACAGACCATGTTGCATTATGTCTTTTGTCCCTACCTATTTGTCATCACCTTTTGATTATTTGTTGTGCTTGTTTTCTATGATGGAATTGAAGTGAATGGTTTTTCCCCAATTTTCAAGCATTATCTCATTCGGCCTACCTCATTCTTTTCAATCATTAAAGGCGTGCATAATTGCAAGTGGGATTGATCAACTGCAATCCAAATCAGAGAAAATACCCTAACTAATAATCTAAAGTTGTACATTAGGCAGTTTGAGACTTTTGTTTCTAGCCTAGTTTGAGTGAAGAACATAGTGTGGATGGCATATGAAGAATAAAGTGGAGCCTTATTAACGGCAGTGCATTGGTTTTTTTGTTGAGCAGGTGAGGGAGATAAGTCGAGTTTACGAGATGGTTAATGGAGATCTACATTATGTTGTTCAAATGGCTACCAATCTTACCACTCTTCAGCCACATCTTAAAGCTGTGCTCAAGAAGCTGCCATAAAACTTCAAAGTAAGTAGTTTTTCATTTCGTTGGACCGGATCAgactattttttatataatatcccTAAACTCTGGTCCCGGTCAAATGCCAGAGGCAGATTGTTTTGGCTACAAAAGATATTGCAATGTGGTGGCCAAGTCACAATCTCTGGCGCAGAAACTGGATTATCGTGTATTGAAGGCCAACTCATTTAAATGTTGACTTAAAACAAGTCCaactttcttataaattaaaaaaaaaaagaaaaaaaaaacttcatgACAGACAACAACTTATGTTGAAAAGAAATGGTAATGTCTTACTTTAGGGTGGGTGCAGTTTGCAGATTGAGAAAATTAAGATGAATGAACAGCTGGATCATTCATTGACTTTGCATTACTTGACTAAATCAACTGTCTAAATCCTTAGCATTTGGCATTGGATTTACGTTAATTCACCACTATCACATTTCCAGTCGTGTGTGATATTGAATAAATTTAGAATTCCAATATTTTTAACATTGCCAACTTTTCTTGTTCTTTTAAATATCTTTCAAGTCTTTGGGTTCTTTTgtaatttaaaaggaaaaagagaaacgTTTTTTGCTTTTTCATGTTTTTAGTTGAGAGGCATATGCTGAGCCAACTCCCATCTCATTTCTCATGTGATGTGAGTGAAACCTTTGAATGCGATGCAAGTTCCTTAACAACTATGGGTTTGAGATTTATGATTATGGAATAACTTTTCTTTCATTTAGCATTTCAATATTATGAaggattaaaaaaaatatgatactGTTGTCCAATTTTACATTGATAATAAAGAAAAGATGAAGTAACCGAGTATATGTAGACCTTATTAATTTATTTCTCCTACAGCAATCTCTCATAATAGCTTCTTTTTTGTTCCTTGGAAATGGTTGCTTGTAAGTTTTGCCTAATGTTGAATACGTTAACCCTATAAACGTTATTAAATATGATctcaagattttaatttaattgtagtaataacaacaacaacaacgtCATTGTCAAATCTGTAGATAagatactaaataaataaataaaggaagaaTTTCCTTGTTTCTGTCTCCTATTATCTCTCTTCAATAATCCCTAACTAAAAGAATGACTGGTTGTTTACAAGTCTTTAGACtcttctaattattatttttaaaactgtaatttaattattttattataaaattaagcaACAAATCTTAATATTAGTATAAATGGCTAAAGTTGATGACAATGCTTCTAGGTAAAGGAGTCTCCTACTTTTATCCACCGATTTCTTATATATCTATTAAAAtcgatttgaataaattaaaattctttttcgaATTGTGACttaatgaattaagttattcaagttatttgttttttttttaagtcaaaGTAATTCAATTTTTTGAGTTCAGGTCgaattaattttacaattaaaataactcgaataattcgaacaattcaaataatatattGGCGTAAACACCCTTTTAGTCCCTGTTAAtttcgaaaatgagcaaattgattcCTCTAACAAAAATTactgaaaaattcaaaataattttaaaagttcaaatattttaaaaaattgaaattttcataaatttttttaaatatatataattaaaaattctaaagttaaagaaaaatcaaaataataattttgaggcctaaacaagtaaattatcaattcaagtttatcatattttttctctttattttggtttcaaagagttctcaaattatatttaaatttgtggGCTCTAACAAGAAATATTAATATTGctacaagattttaatttggcatgtttattttttagtttaactcaaacaattttactcggatcaactcgactcgattcgaaaaaaattcaaatcaaattagaATGATAAAATGAGACTGAATGACTCAAAAATTTTGGCTCCAACATTCATCCCTAAATATAATTATCGAGGTCACAAATGAtataatatgtttttaaaaattaaaaagaaagtgtAATAAATAAAAATGCAACATTTAGATGATATTTTATTAACATGATTGtggattttatttatttctgaaaATTGAGATGAGAGCAACTTGGTTGCCACAATGCAACAGCTTGAGTTGCTTGAGTTGATTAAAAAAGTAGTCCTCTACCCTAAAAATTTGACACGAATTATTAGAAGAGCAGGGCAGCCACCGCGTTACTGACTTTttactctttttatttatttgttttgattaatAAAATGCCAACACAACAATACACaataattgggttttaattttagATTCCATCCCTAGATATAAGAGAGTTGAATTTTGGGGCAGCCATTTGGAATCCAACCAATGAGAGAGAAGGAACACATAACCCTACTCAACACAGGCAGAGgaaattaattactatttttataaataattttaactttaaCTCGAAAAATCCTTCTTCATATTTCaggaaaattaataaattaataaaattgaataacaGTATTAAACCTATAGTTGACATGTAAATTAGCAGTCCAATACAAACACTTCAATAATCTaccaaaaattaataaatattatcaattgaattaatttatctGCTTTTTATAAAAGCAatcatttatataataattaattaaaaaggaaaaaacaaaagaaagatgagAGAAGTGGGAAGGGATGTCTGTGTGGTTGAAGACTTGAAGCAAcaatctataaatatatatatatatatagatatgtgtGTATGTTATTTATTACAAGAAGCAAGCACAACCTAATCAAAAATCCTAATTGATGGCAGATTTAAAGCAAAGGGGTATATATAGATTGCAaccaaaataagcatttttttcctactttcatttctctttttctttctttcttcctgtCTGGTCTGGATCTTCtcttttgtttaatttgtttagAGTGAGCGTATACTAGTTATGAAGGTGAAGCTCATTATTTTAGTCCCATTCATGGTGTTGGTTTCCATGGTTGTAGCTCAACAACATGTTGATCAAATGCAGCATCAACACGATTCCAACTCCATCACATTAGAGTTAATACATAGGCATGCTCCTCAGTtcaccaacaaccaccctataaCTCAGCACCAACGCCTGGTCGACCTTCTCTACCATGACATTATCCGCCACGGTATCATGTCCCACCGAAGACGAGCCAAAGAAGAGGATCCACTCACTGCATCCATTAAAATGCCGCTTGCCTCGGGTAGAGATTTCGGGATAGGCCAATACATTACGTCGTTCAAAGTGGGGACACCGTCGCAGAAGTTCTGGTTGATAGTCGACACGGGAAGTGATTTGACGTGGATCCGGTGTCGATACCGATGTTCGAGAGGGGATCGTAGTTGTACCAGAAAAGGGAGGATAAACCGAAGGAGGGTGTTCCATGCTCCATTATCTTCATCCTTTAGCCCAGTTCCTTGCTTTTCAGAGATGTGTAAAGTTGAGCTCATGAATCTCTTCTCTCTCACAACATGCCCTACTCCAATTACCCCTTGCGCCTATGATTACAGGTACGCATATTAGATTTAGTATTTAGATTTGGAAACAACTTCTAAATGGAGTTACGACACATTGTTGGTAAATAATTGACCTCACCTCTCCTCTGCTTATGATTTTGTTTATTTCCGTCCAATGTCCAATACACGTATCTCCACGATAGGTGGAGTTGAGTTAAATAACCTAACCCTAAAATTGGGTATTAAAGTTAGAGCTGCTTGGGAGGTAAATGCTGTTGGGAGAGCTGCTAAGGCTCACTGATATTTATGTCAATTGCTTCTTTTGTAGTTTGGCTTTAAATGCACTAAACCAACCTCCAGACAATTGAAGCCCCAGAGTTGGCTTTTAAATTCACTACCTGTCCATATAGTAAATATTGATTCAGAAATTATGATTTGGAGCACGTTTttagttgaattatatatttattacacaAAAATAAAGATTTGTAAATCGGAGAATAAATGGTGTCAGCCATATAGTTACCGGATGAGGCTGGGTAGTGCAGATACAATAACCCATATTGCTATCTTAACTACCATCCAACACAAAGATATTAGTGGTAGTTATTATTAGTAGGTAAGGTTCACATGACCCAATATTTTTTTGGTACCAAAACCGGACATTCAAGTCCTGTAAGAGTGGGGCCTTATTTTGGGAAAGCCAGCAATTCCTAGTGGTGATGGTGAAATGTGTCTGATTTTCCTAGTGGTAGGGttattgacaaaaaatataaaaatttatttttataaaaatgaaaattaatactTCAATTTGGATTGGTTTGATGTTCAATTCGATTATTATTATGAAACAGGTATTCAGATGGGTCAGCTGCAATGGGAGTGTTTGCTAACGAGACCGTCAGTGCTGGCCTTACCAATGGTAGAAAAACCAGACTCCATAATGTGCTAATAGGGTGCACTGACTCTTTCCAGGGCCCAACTTTGCAAAACGTAGATGGTATCATGGGATTAGCCAATACCAAGTATTCTTTCGCAACCAATGCTGCCGCCACATTCGGTGGCAAATTCTCTTATTGCCTCGTTGATCACTTGAGCCATTTAAATGCCACCAACTACATCATCTTCGGCACTAACCGAAACCAAGTCAAAGTGTCTGGCAATACTCGCCACACCCAGCTCGAACTCGATGCTATCCCTTCATTTTATGCTGTAAATGTGATAGGAATCTCTGTTGGGAACAAAATGTTGGAAATACCAATGCAAGTGTGGGATGCAAGTGAAGGCGGTGGAACAATCATCGACTCCGGCACTAGCCTAACATTTCTAGCTGATCCGGCTTACCAGGCAGTGATGGAAGCCCTTAAGGTGTCGGTTTCAAAATACCAGAGGGTGAAATTGGATGGGGTACCAATGGAGTATTGCTTCAACTCTGAGGGTTTCAACGGGAGTTTGGTGCCAAAATTGATCATTCACTTCAATGATGGAGCTCGGTTTGAACCACACTGGAATAGCTATGTCATTGCTGCTGCTGCTGGAGTTAGGTGCCTCGGGTTTTTGCCTGCACGTTTCCCTGCACTTTCTGTTATTGGAAACATTATGCAACAAAATTATTTGTGGGAATTTGATTTGAAAGGGAAAAGGTTGGTTTTTGCTCCATCTTCTTGCAACAGTAGCTAGTACTTGGTGTTTCAACACTTCCACTCCCATTTTGTTGTTAATAATTCTTTGTAATTCCTCACATTTTTCTTCTATTCACTCCTTTGCTTTCTCTCTTCCCCTTGTACTCATCAaatgttttttgtttgtttgttcgtTTGTGTCTGTTTACACTTTAATGAGATTCTTTGTTATACTGCTGCTTTCCTCTTCATATTGAAACAGTTACTGATTTCAATTACTGGAACATTTGATATTGAAATGACCTTAAAAGCCTAAATTCAATTGATTCTAATAGGCAGGCAAGGCAAAATTTGAGGCGACTGTAGTTTTTTGTCAATAAATGACGAAATATGCAGGCAAGGTAAGGCCAGGCACCACTTACAGTCATCTCTAGGAAGTTTAAATATCCCTATTAATACCATACTAGTACTTCAAATCATATTACCTTATTTAAGAAGCTTTAAAACACTGCAAACACAAACAGCATCACCATTCTCCCCAACAAAAATCCAACTTACTAATAAACAATACCCACATTCAAATGAAAGCAGTTCGTCCACCCCTTCGACTATGCCTATCATAAGCAGTGTTGAATTTGTCGACTAGCTCATTCATTGTGCTGCAAGAGTACACGTCAACGTCATTGTCACCATCACCATAATAATACATCATACCAAATCATTTTAGCCAAAGTAGGCATATTATGTAAACAAAAGTaaacataatccttaccttgaGCAGTTAGTGAACATTGCAAGATAAGTAATCAATAATGTGTCGTTGTATTCCTGAGAATAGGTTatgaaaagagagaaagaaaagcaTGTAAGTGATCAAAAGGATGAAAATGCAGCTTAATCATTTGCTTCACCAGATTAAAAAATTGATAGGCAATTCCTCAAAAGGAAGGTCACTAAATCCAAAGAACACAAATGATTGAAGTAGGCAACAATCATGCCCATACCAATACACTTAAGTAGATTATGTGAATTTTGAACTGTCAAGATCCACACCAGTTTTATTTCCAAGATACCCTTGCTAACTAGCATAACATATCTTTCCATTTTCACTGTCGCAACAGAACAATTAACATACAACAAACATCTTCTACAAATCTGCTAACAAGCTGCTATGAACTAAAAGTTTTAGAAGACCCTATTACCAGAACATAACCGAATATTCTACCAACTTTCTGGAGGTAGGTTGGATTTTCAAATCTTTACATATGGAATTTAGGTAGCCGCAAGAAATGGTACTCCGGCACTAACAAGTTGAGAGGATGGTTGCCCATTTTAAAATACCACACTTTCGAAGGTGTCAGTCGCAGTTATGCTAGAAAAACCAAATCATGCCCACAAGAACAGAAAACATCTCTACCTTCTTCTGGTTAGCTATCTTAAGTGGTATATTG
This region includes:
- the LOC107920322 gene encoding aspartic proteinase NANA, chloroplast, translated to MKVKLIILVPFMVLVSMVVAQQHVDQMQHQHDSNSITLELIHRHAPQFTNNHPITQHQRLVDLLYHDIIRHGIMSHRRRAKEEDPLTASIKMPLASGRDFGIGQYITSFKVGTPSQKFWLIVDTGSDLTWIRCRYRCSRGDRSCTRKGRINRRRVFHAPLSSSFSPVPCFSEMCKVELMNLFSLTTCPTPITPCAYDYRYSDGSAAMGVFANETVSAGLTNGRKTRLHNVLIGCTDSFQGPTLQNVDGIMGLANTKYSFATNAAATFGGKFSYCLVDHLSHLNATNYIIFGTNRNQVKVSGNTRHTQLELDAIPSFYAVNVIGISVGNKMLEIPMQVWDASEGGGTIIDSGTSLTFLADPAYQAVMEALKVSVSKYQRVKLDGVPMEYCFNSEGFNGSLVPKLIIHFNDGARFEPHWNSYVIAAAAGVRCLGFLPARFPALSVIGNIMQQNYLWEFDLKGKRLVFAPSSCNSS